The DNA region AAGATAAATGGATGACGAGGAATTATAATTTCATGGAAAGTTCAAAGGTTGAGGAATACTCGAGGAAATCGGATCCCTCTCCAATAACTTTGTGCTACTCCACTTCGCGGACAGTCGGACTCGCAGAAATAGGATCGAGCCAATCTCCCAAATATTTCTGCATCCCCCGACCGATTCGATCCCCGTGCTGCGCCGCCGTCGCAGTTTAAACATTTCTCCATTTCAACGGTATCGTTGTGGGATCCGACAAAAAGGAAAGGAGAGGAGAAAAAGAGTCACCGTTGATTCTGAAAGTTGATTTAAAACGTCCCCCTCGAATGCGGGGAGaaagggtgagagagagagagagagagaaaaaaaggaaacggaACGGAAAATTACTCGATTCGATTCAACGAACGACTAAATACAACCACAAGCTGATTGGTGGTGGTGGGAGGGCGACGGGTGCGGGAGGGGGGTTGCGTGACACGAAAACGAATTCGTCTCTCGCCCACGGCTCGTCAAACACCGAATTTTTCATCCAAGCCAATATCTCGTCGAGGGAGGCTGGAGGTGGACGCCATTTTTGCATATCCATGAGCTGGCCACGTCGAACAGCATCGATAACCCATAATCATTGGTGTCCCGTCAGTTGGCCAGCTTGGGGGCCGTGCAGTCGGCATGAATAAAACAAACATAAGTTTCGCGGTGAATTCAATATCGCGAGATGGTACGCGAGCAATCAGTTGCAGCCGCGTGCACGGACGTGCATTCGGATGCGCCAGGAGGGGGAGGATCGGGCGTCCGCGATCGTCCAACAGTGGTGGAAGCTTCCTGTTTCGCGGCGCAATTCTGCCTCTACGAGACACTCATTTGGATACGCTCGTTTCGCGTACGCCGGCGATTGTTATTGGTAAAAGTAACGCGGGACGTTATCGAGGACCATTTCGCTGGGGATCTAGTAGTGGtcgttcaaacaaaaatactggCGGTACGTTCTAACCCATCGCTACTTCCACCGAACGACGCCCCCCTCGAAGTATCCAGGCTATCGCCCAAGAAGATGAGTGGATGGAGTGTTCCTCTTGTCAGAATGAGTGATGGAAGGTCTCTCGAGTCGATCCTCTCTTCGAGGCCAGGATAACTGCTGGCGATCGCTACCCACGATATATTCGCACAAAAGAGGCAGGGCTCGTTTTTTCCTTGATTCGGAATAAATGGAAGGTGCGTGGAGCGTACCTGCGATACCAATCGCGAGAGTTCGGAAAGGTTTCATCCCTTCCACGTGCACGCAGGAATCGCAGGAACGACGAGGCGTTTCGGGCAATGCCGCTTTGAAAATCGATAAGCGGCTACGCCGTGGTCGACCGGTCGGGGGAGCTTTTCGGTGTATCCGCGCCGGAGATATCCTCGCTGGGTCACGCGAGCGCCACCATCGACGACGTAATTCTCCTCATCGCCGTCCCGTGGATCGACCTTTTCGCGAAAAGATCACGGACAGCCCCGTGGACGGGCAGCCGTACGTGCGTCCACCCGATCGAACGAGTAACGCCTTCGCCGTGGACTGCACGCGTCGGCGTCGGCGGCGTTGCCTAGGGCCGGGCGAAAGTCCGATTAAAGGGACGTAATTGCGTTGGCAGCGTGGATGACGTGGGGATGATTGATCGAATTAATTAGCGCGGTCAGTTGAATCGAGGGAAAACAGGGTAAAAAAAAACCGGGACGCGATAATAATCGTAGGCCCTTATTGCATGCCTGCTTGGCTGTAGCAATAAGCAGCGAGAAATTTGGATAAGTGGGTTCTGTATAAAGGGTGAGATTCGACGATGATAAAAGAACGAATTTGGAAGATGTTTGGGAAGTAGGATGATCAAAAACCCccaatgaaattaaaattcgtCAAGTTCGAATCGGCTGAATATTTCAGTATCTAAGGGATATTGGAAATTTGTGAACCTTCGATAGCTAATACTCTAGGGACTGTTAATATTCATCGACTTCTTCACTTAAAGCCCGATTGCATCCGCTAAAAAACGTGTCCACCAGTAGCGACCCTGCCTCCCCTCTCAATATGGTATATATAGGCGTTTAATACCAGCAAATGGAACGTGGCCAATCCTAAACGCGTGGTAACGAATTCAGCTGCCCCGGTGACTCGATAACATCCACTCAGGCCCATTGATTATCCCGGTGGATGTTCCAGGGGGAGGGTCAAACGTCTCGAAAAGGTCGATTCATTAGAGATCGGGAGTCGGTGGAGGGAAGGCTCCGGCGGCCAGGTACAGACGTAATATTCTCCTTCCCGTAAGGAACGGTGCTTCCATCCTCGCCTCGTCCTGAAACGGCAGAGTGCGCAGACGTCCTTCGTCGACGAGGAACAGAGCGGCGTAGGCGCGAAACGCTCGTCCCCGTTCTCCCCCGGAAGCATCGATGCGGCCGAACGGCGCGGAGGGTCAGAGAAAGAGGAACGAACGGGGGAGCATAGGGGTCGAACGAGGCTGGCCGGTGCGAGAGGAAGCGCCGAGGAAAGCGGCGCGTGCGCGCCACCAGCCTCCAGGAGGGCCAACAGAGATCTAGATGGAGTACGGATCGTAGAGGGGTAGCGCTCgaaagagggagaaggaggAACGTATACGCTCTGGGTTCTCGTAGGGCAGTCGTTCCTCCTTCGTCGTTCCTCCGCGAGGCGCCGATCCGCGCTTTTAACGAAATTATTCCGTGGGAGAAAAAAGCTCTCGGCCCTGGGCCAGCGGGCTGCCCTGTGATCGTGCGTACACTCGCCACAGGAGCGGCGTCCCTCGCGGAATCCTGACGCTGGGACTCGTGCTGGTTGCGTGCGGTGACCGCTGCTCCCTCGTACGAACGGTGCAAGCGCCggcggaggtggaggtggaggtggaggcgGTGGAAGAACGCGACGTCGTCCTTTTCGTCGTCCACGGTCAGTATCGGCCGAAAGAATCCGCTCCGCGCTCACCGTAACCGCGGCTCCGTGGCTTCCCTCGATAGACGCTCGGCTCGACGGACATCGAGAGGGAGGGGGATCCAGACCCGAAGGATCCTCCGTTACTAGTGTCCTCGCGATCGCCGTTTATTGATTTCCGCAGGAGCCATACCCGTTTACTCGTCACGCGAAATTTTGGCCGCACCATCGCGCGTTTCGCCGATCGATTCGCACGCTCGTCCTCCCACCAGTCGCGCGCGGCCGACCCTACGCCTCTGTCTCTCCTCGCAGCGTTCGGTCGCCTTTTTTTTCGCGATTTATCCGAATCGACCGCGGCcaggaaggaggaagggagatcGACGTTCCAAGGGTGAACGATACCTCCTTCGAGGGACCTCCTCGATCGACCGATTTTCCTGCCCTCCCGGCTCGAGAGGACTCCCTTTGGTGCGAAACGTGTGCGCGAGTGTGGTGCACGGGAATGTGTACGGTGCACCTCGGTAGGAGTGTTGTCCTCTGATGCCCGTTCTCGTTGTCGGTGCCCTCTTTCCGTAGAAGGATAACGGTCGAAGTGTCATTGAACTGCTTCAAGCTAGCTGGACGCCTTCTATGGGACGAGTCGACGCGGAAGGGGAATCAGCGAGAACCGTGAGTCGAGTCATTGCACTTTGCCGCGGGTGAGAAGGGTTAATTGTTCCCTTCCGTTGCTGTAGGCAAGAGTCCCTGTAGCTTCAACTGCTAAGTAAAAAACAGAGGGAAAAGAACCTCGCGTTTGCGCCCGTAAAGCAAAGTTTTCGAGCATTCCTAGCTGCTAGAATTCTAAACCCTAATGATCGAGTAGTAGTGGTAGACTTGGGTAGCACAGACAGGCGGTAGACTTCTATCAGTGGGCTAGAGACTTCATAAGTCCCACATCAAGGTAGACAAGCGTTTTGGGCCTGCTATATATCCGACGAAACACGAGTCACTTTACACGTAACTGGAGTATATCCCAATTACCTCGCTTTGTATCTTCCGCGCGCAATACGCGAAACTGTTCAGGTTTCCTTGGATGTCCCATTGGTGTTCTCGGTAGAGAGACCAGTGGGACGCCAGGAGGCGCGTCGATGAACGGAATAATCGTAATCGATATGCGAAAGCGTGACAGGTCGGCAGAATTCaatgaagaaacgaaagaaaaactaGGGACGAGGCGGTGAGAGCCGAGTCATCGTACTCGCGGAGGGCTCTTATCTCGATCTCGCACGGCGTACGCTAAAGAACATCTCCGATACACGAGATcgggatcgatcgatcgggcACTCGAAGGCAGTCCACTCTCGAGCTTTCCTGACCTAAGAATACACCGTTGGAGTGCTGTGGAACGGGGTGGAGTGGACTCCAGAACGAACTATAGTGGGGGATCGAGTAGAGGAACCCCGCCCCCTTTTCAAGCATCCTGCCCGACAACGATGCCTGCAGATTTGTCTTTTCTCTCTTGTCCAAGCTGTTCCTCTTATCAGCGACGGCACACGTCGCCCCCGAGGTGGCTGAGCAAGTAGGCTCAGCAGTCCCCGTCTTCTTCATAGACCAGGGAGATCCTCCACCCCGCGATATCTCGCATCACGTTGGCTAATTGAATTGGACTTTTCATCTGCACGTCCTGCCGGGTACATTGACTTTCTCGAGCGGATCGATCCTCGTGTCGGTATCCTTATTCCTCCCCGTGAGTCTTTTCATCCGTGATCCCTGCTGAGTAGTCGATCGCTGTTGGAGGCTACAGAGTCGAACTTAGGGGACACGATTTGCCGTCACGTGCGAGAAACGCTCTAGACACGTGCTTCATCGCGTTTGGATCAAGCTgtagcgtttttttttctttgtccctGTCGCAGAATCGAGCCGAATGATGTTCAATTGACGAAGACCGCGCAGCGCTAGGAATGGCCCCATTCAATTCCGTCTTCCTGGGCGTCTGGGGAGTGTTCGTGATCGTTTTGATACAAGGTACTAAGACCACCCCGTGCCTATTATCAGTGGTCCTCAACCTGCCCAGTCTCCTTCCTCTAATGCCACTGGAGGCAACTCACTCTGCTGCCGTTGCTGTCACCCTGAGCACAAGGAAAGTGTCTAATTGAGATGAGTGGCTCGTTATTCGGTGGAGTGTGCCCAAATATCCTTGCCACTTGACCCATGACTGGTTCTAGGTTAAGGACTGCTGGTGTGCACGTGAAAGGCATTGCGCGGATTCTTGATAACGAACTATTTGCAGAATCTAGGCCTGTCAGCTGGGACGATTGGTGGACCTATGACGGTATTTCCGGTAAGGAATTCCACACTTCTACCTCCGTGGCAATTGTTCGTTGTCTAGCCTACTGTAGATGGCTAAGTTCAAATAGATACAAAGGAAGCTATTCTTCGACGGGCTTGCAGCAGTTAAAGTTACACCCTCTGTTTTTCATGAAAATACTTGTTTGCCGGTTCAAATAATTTCACACTCCTTCGCTAATTCTGCAGCTGAGTCAAGAACTTTGACCCTCCTCGTTCGGCTCTCTAATCGTTTCAATTTGAAGGTCCTGGCTTCTGGGGTCTCATCAATCCCGAGTGGTGGCTTTGTCACAAGGGCAGACGACAATCACCGGTAAACCTGGAGCCATCTAGGCTTCTCTTTGACCCGAACCTGCAGCCCCTTCACTTGGACAAGCACAAGGTTGGAGGTGTTCTGGCCAACACTGGCCACAGCGTGGTGTTCGCGGTGGACAATGACACTCGTCATCCCGTTAACATATCTGGTGGACCTCTCAGCTATCGTTATCAGTTCCACGAGATTCATCTGCACTTTGGCCTGGACGATCGGACCGGCAGCGAGCATACCGTCGATGGACACGCGTTTCCGGCGGAGGTATGTAACGGGCCTAGAAACATAGTACCTTTAAACATCTGATTTGAGTTTACAATATGCAAATTACTTGTTTCATAATATTAGTAGAGTATAATGATAATTCACTACTCTTTGCCATTCATTCGTTATTCATTTAATTCTGATTCTTTCCATTCCGAAATACTTGAACGAGCATTATGTGTTTGGAATTTTTGTGAAAACACTTGCCGATTAAAGAGGAGTTACTTTTGTGAATTTAAATCCTCTCTTTTGATCGAAATCCATCATCCCTTGTAGCTTGAAATATCCCCCAATTATGGAAGTTACCTTCATCTTCTTAAGTGGAGGCTTAGCATCTTGAGTATTAGGATTAGGCAGTAAGACTCTGTCGATAGTGTAGAAAGCTGACCTGGATATAGAAGTCCTAGTTCGAATCCTGGTTCAACAGTCTTCGGCAATGCGATTGGCCTTCTCAATTTTACATCTAGCCTTCCATTTATCGTCACTTCTCACAACGATTACATAGAACAGACCTTTAGAAGCCATGTTGAATATCAAACTTGGACAGGAATAGCCTATTGGTGGACTAAACAGGCTTGGTTTCGAATTTGGATCCACTAGTCCCCGCCCACCGCCGCTTTTCTTCCCCTGTCACTGTAATCATACCATTTTCTTCCCATTATCGACCCCTACTATAATTCCGTTTTTCTATACCGTAGCTGCAAATATTCGGTTTCAACTCCCAGCTGTACAACAACTTCTCGGACGCTCTGCACAAAGCGCAGGGTATCGTGGCGGTGTCACTACTCCTCCAGGTACATGCCTAATCTCTCTTTCCGCCGTAATAAAAACCGATAGATTGGATCGATGGCGACAGGAAAGATCGCAGTAAGCGATACGTCATAGACACCCTCTCTTCGTTGGCTTTCAGGTGGGAAACCTCTCGAACCCGGAGCTGCGAATATtcactgaacagctggataagATCAGATACGGAGGTGAGAGCCAGAGTAATTTAATATCTTAGGAGAGTCTTCACGTTCTAGAGAGTCTCGGATTTCTTGAGTGTCACGTGTTCTTCGCGACGATATTGCAGTATCGCGTGCTTTCGAAGGAAAAAAGGGGGGTTGCAGAAAAGTTAAGGTAGTTTAACCCTGAAATGTTGGGGTGGGAGGTCTGTTTGACTGCAGCCAATAAAATAGCTGAATAAACGACACAATTTGCCCGATTGCGTTTATAAGGTTTTTCATATAACGTGGACAAGCTGTTTTCTCAAAGATTGTTAAAGGAGgaggaaatttttttacacattttaggGCTCACTGGGGTTCATGATGGGGTGGGTTATATAAA from Andrena cerasifolii isolate SP2316 chromosome 13, iyAndCera1_principal, whole genome shotgun sequence includes:
- the Carpb gene encoding carbonic anhydrase-related protein B isoform X1, which gives rise to MPLEATHSAAVAVTLSTRKVTAGVHVKGIARILDNELFAESRPVSWDDWWTYDGISGPGFWGLINPEWWLCHKGRRQSPVNLEPSRLLFDPNLQPLHLDKHKVGGVLANTGHSVVFAVDNDTRHPVNISGGPLSYRYQFHEIHLHFGLDDRTGSEHTVDGHAFPAELQIFGFNSQLYNNFSDALHKAQGIVAVSLLLQVGNLSNPELRIFTEQLDKIRYGGQAMEIKRFVVRELLPDTKYYMTYDGSTTIPACHETTTWIILNKPIYITKQQLLALRQLMKGNKEHPNAPLGNNFRPPQPLHHRPVRTNIDFNIQGPNSAKNCPTMNRQIYYKANSWK
- the Carpb gene encoding carbonic anhydrase-related protein B isoform X2, with translation MPLEATHSAAVAVTLSTRKVTAGVHVKGIARILDNELFAESRPVSWDDWWTYDGISGPGFWGLINPEWWLCHKGRRQSPVNLEPSRLLFDPNLQPLHLDKHKVGGVLANTGHSVVFAVDNDTRHPVNISGGPLSYRYQFHEIHLHFGLDDRTGSEHTVDGHAFPAELQIFGFNSQLYNNFSDALHKAQGIVAVSLLLQVGNLSNPELRIFTEQLDKIRYGGQAMEIKRFVVRELLPDTKYYMTYDGSTTIPACHETTTWIILNKPIYITKQQLLALRQLMKGNKEHPNAPLGNNFRPPQPLHHRPVRTNIDFNIQCEKLSDDE
- the Carpb gene encoding carbonic anhydrase-related protein B isoform X3 — translated: MAPFNSVFLGVWGVFVIVLIQESRPVSWDDWWTYDGISGPGFWGLINPEWWLCHKGRRQSPVNLEPSRLLFDPNLQPLHLDKHKVGGVLANTGHSVVFAVDNDTRHPVNISGGPLSYRYQFHEIHLHFGLDDRTGSEHTVDGHAFPAELQIFGFNSQLYNNFSDALHKAQGIVAVSLLLQVGNLSNPELRIFTEQLDKIRYGGQAMEIKRFVVRELLPDTKYYMTYDGSTTIPACHETTTWIILNKPIYITKQQLLALRQLMKGNKEHPNAPLGNNFRPPQPLHHRPVRTNIDFNIQGPNSAKNCPTMNRQIYYKANSWK